In one window of Schistocerca americana isolate TAMUIC-IGC-003095 unplaced genomic scaffold, iqSchAmer2.1 HiC_scaffold_392, whole genome shotgun sequence DNA:
- the LOC124582047 gene encoding testis-specific gene A8 protein-like, whose protein sequence is MDPNNSSLTAIEDVVPTDRTLSAATSATPPAYSDTASTVGASCAPSGYRPISAVELYVIMNRIAKPNTPAEKEAAAKAYEHFVRHDLAAALAQQPQTESSFPLSELPRSAIEEAIVPPGALLGVATQDVAAPAEAAPNGVASPVLATQEASALLIAPTDNPSEEAASAPVLAVQGLTDSDHPNPARHPTTPVLLEIPEANLGTLLSAEMPMDVQQASRKRPATSDSEEQTAATAPEGRQTKKKAAAADAPTAPPAAEEDGFTVPNRRHTAKPKRLEKVLAPPPATSNRFAEATEVVMEAEPAAPARKHTRPPPVVVTWDDEFMDLRRMIKDVAE, encoded by the coding sequence ATGGACCCGAATAATAGCTCCCTAACCGCCATAGAGGATGTTGTTCCGACAgatcgcactctgtcggcggcaACATCCGCCACACCACCCGCCTACAGCGATACCGCGTCCACGGTCGGCGCTTCCTGCGCCCCCTcaggctaccgccccatctctgccGTTGAGCTGTATGTGATTATGAACCGCATAGCAAAGCCAAATACACCAGCAGAAAAAGAGGCCGCGGCAAAGGCGTACGAACATTTCGTGCGCCACGACTTAGCCGCCGCCCTGGCACAACAGCCGCAAACAGAGTCTTCCTTTCCGCTGAGTGAACTGCCGCGCTCGGCCATAGAAGAGGCGATTGTTCCGCCGGGAGCCCTGCTGGGTGTAGCAACTCAAGATGTTGCTGCTCCGGCGGAGGCGGCCCCGAATGGTGTTGCGTCACCAGTCTTGGCTACTCAAGAAGCCAGTGCGCTGCTGATCGCCCCAACGGACAATCCTAGTGAAGAAGCCGCTAGTGCGCCAGTCCTCGCCGTGCAGGGACTGACTGACAGCGACCACCCAAACCCAGCACGGCACCCAACAACGCCAGTTCTACTAGAAATTCCTGAAGCCAACCTGGGGACACTTTTATCGGCAGAAATGCCGATGGATGTGCAACAGGCATCACGGAAACGACCAGCCACCTCTGACTCTGAGGAACAAACCGCAGCAACCGCGCCTGAAGGGCGCCAAACAAAAAAGAAGGCTGCTGCTGCAGACGCCCCCACAGCGCCCCCTGCTGCCGAGGAAGACGGTTTTACCGTACCAAACCGGCGGCACACTGCCAAGCCCAAAAGGCTGGAGAAGGTGCTCGCCCCACCGCCAGCCACATCAAATCGGTTCGCAGAGGCAACCGAAGTTGTCATGGAAGCGGAACCCGCCGCCCCAGCACGTAAACACACACGCCCCCCTCCAGTAGTCGTGACGTGGGACGACGAGTTCATGGACCTCCGCCGCATGATTAAAGATGTGGCGGAA